Proteins encoded in a region of the Deefgea piscis genome:
- a CDS encoding YecA/YgfB family protein — protein MSLLLDQPLTDEELDQLDQFLYSDAVGKDAMSLSMLHGYLTAILIGPATVMPGQWLAQIWDRPEAAIFALPEGDAIINLVMRLYNQIADELAQDPPVYEPLLYWEDESMQNSSIEEWSLGFCFGAGLAEEEWQPLIDEEEGQFMFMAIMSGSDDEMREDMLKEGIDLVRHDNEVAEQIPEMVIEIRDFFRENNETSRSKHQLH, from the coding sequence ATGTCTTTATTACTTGACCAGCCACTGACTGATGAAGAACTCGATCAACTTGATCAATTTTTATATTCAGATGCAGTCGGCAAAGATGCGATGTCATTATCCATGCTACATGGCTACCTTACCGCAATTTTGATCGGCCCCGCTACCGTGATGCCTGGTCAATGGCTGGCTCAAATCTGGGATCGTCCAGAGGCTGCGATTTTTGCTTTGCCGGAAGGCGATGCCATCATCAATTTGGTGATGCGTTTATACAATCAAATTGCCGATGAATTAGCGCAAGATCCTCCTGTTTACGAGCCGTTGCTGTATTGGGAAGATGAATCAATGCAAAATTCCAGCATTGAAGAATGGAGCTTAGGTTTCTGCTTTGGTGCAGGCTTAGCTGAAGAAGAATGGCAACCTTTGATTGACGAAGAAGAAGGGCAATTCATGTTTATGGCCATCATGAGTGGTTCGGACGATGAAATGCGCGAAGATATGCTCAAAGAAGGAATTGATTTAGTCCGCCATGACAACGAAGTGGCGGAGCAAATTCCGGAAATGGTGATCGAAATTCGTGATTTCTTCCGTGAAAACAATGAAACGTCGCGCAGTAAGCATCAATTGCATTAA
- the ychF gene encoding redox-regulated ATPase YchF yields the protein MSLKCGIVGLPNVGKSTLFNALTNSGIEAANYPFCTIEPNVGIVEVPDHRLAELSKIVNPQKIQSAIVEFVDIAGLVAGASKGEGLGNQFLANIRETDAIVNVVRCFENDNIIHVAGRVDPIDDIIVIGTELALADMNTVEKAIQRDGKKARSGDKEALASIAVLEKLLPHLNEGLPARSLKLSDDEKAAIKPLCLLTIKPAMYVANVAEDGFDNNPLLDKVKAHAALEGAPVVAVCASIESEIAELDEADKVEFLESLGQDEPGLNRLIRAGYELLGLQTYFTAGVKEVRAWTIHKGDTAPQAAGVIHTDFERGFIRAQTIAYEDFIAYKGEQGAKEAGKMRAEGKEYVVKDGDVLNFLFNV from the coding sequence ATGAGTCTCAAGTGCGGCATTGTTGGCTTGCCCAACGTCGGTAAATCTACGCTATTTAATGCATTGACCAATTCAGGCATTGAAGCAGCTAACTATCCATTTTGCACCATTGAGCCGAATGTCGGCATCGTTGAAGTGCCAGATCATCGTTTAGCCGAATTATCCAAAATTGTTAATCCACAAAAAATTCAGTCGGCGATTGTTGAATTCGTTGATATCGCCGGTTTAGTCGCTGGTGCGAGTAAAGGTGAGGGTTTGGGTAACCAATTCTTGGCCAATATCCGCGAAACTGACGCGATTGTGAATGTGGTGCGTTGTTTTGAAAACGATAACATCATTCACGTTGCCGGCCGCGTTGATCCAATCGATGACATTATCGTGATTGGTACCGAATTGGCTTTGGCCGATATGAATACGGTCGAAAAAGCCATTCAGCGTGATGGTAAAAAAGCGCGCTCCGGTGATAAAGAAGCATTGGCATCGATCGCCGTATTGGAAAAACTCTTACCGCATCTGAACGAAGGCTTGCCAGCGCGCTCACTGAAATTGTCCGATGACGAAAAAGCCGCGATCAAACCGTTGTGCCTGTTGACGATCAAGCCAGCAATGTATGTTGCCAACGTAGCCGAAGATGGTTTTGACAACAATCCATTACTCGATAAAGTAAAAGCCCACGCCGCGCTTGAAGGCGCACCGGTCGTTGCCGTTTGTGCATCCATCGAAAGCGAGATCGCTGAACTGGATGAAGCAGATAAAGTTGAGTTTTTAGAGTCGCTCGGTCAAGACGAGCCAGGTTTGAATCGCTTGATTCGCGCCGGTTACGAATTACTCGGCCTGCAAACCTATTTCACTGCGGGTGTGAAAGAAGTTCGCGCATGGACCATCCACAAAGGCGACACCGCACCGCAAGCGGCTGGCGTGATCCATACCGATTTTGAGCGTGGCTTTATTCGTGCACAAACGATTGCTTACGAAGATTTTATCGCCTACAAGGGTGAGCAAGGAGCCAAAGAAGCCGGCAAGATGCGGGCTGAAGGCAAAGAATATGTGGTAAAAGACGGTGATGTACTTAATTTCTTATTTAACGTTTAA
- a CDS encoding oxidative damage protection protein: protein MSRTVQCVKLGREAEGLDFPPLPGELGKKVYEQVSKEAWTAWVKHQTMLINENRLSLADPSARKYLQQQLENYFFGSGADAIQGYVPQ, encoded by the coding sequence ATGAGCCGTACTGTTCAGTGTGTCAAATTAGGCCGTGAAGCTGAAGGTTTAGATTTTCCACCGCTACCGGGCGAGCTGGGCAAGAAAGTATATGAACAAGTTTCTAAAGAAGCTTGGACTGCTTGGGTGAAGCACCAAACGATGCTGATTAATGAAAATCGTTTGAGTTTAGCTGATCCAAGTGCACGTAAATACTTGCAACAGCAGTTGGAAAATTACTTCTTTGGTTCAGGTGCTGATGCCATTCAAGGCTACGTACCACAGTAA
- the ppk1 gene encoding polyphosphate kinase 1, translated as MTYKPADNQLLLNRELGLLEFNRRVLAQAEDVRNPLLERLKFLCIVSSNLDEFFEVRMAWLKENIRHNPSRLLPEGITPHQAFELVTKEAHDLVERQYRILRENVFPAMETEGIYFFRRSLWTEAQREWVKNYFFRELKPILTPIGLDPSHPFPRLSNKMLNFIVELEGPDAFGRNSGIAIVQAPRIFPRFVKMPDEISGTQHGFVFLSSILHAHIDELFSGMHVLGCYQFRVTRDSDVSVDDEDIKDLRAAIEGELSQRPYGDAVRLELADNCPRHLQDFLSSQFGLLPEDIYRVNGPVNLVRLMQVPDQVDRPDLKYIPFMPGIPPELRKQADFFSAIRHSDILLHHPYQSFTPVVDLLQQAARDPQVVAIKMTIYRTGAESVLMDALKEAAIRGKEVTVVVELMARFDEEANINWAAKLESVGAHVVYGVYGYKTHAKMLLIVRREEGRLHRYAHVGTGNYHPRTAKLYTDFGLLTANADITSDVNDVFMQLTGLGLAGDHHALWQAPFTLHSQFIAAIEREIVHAKAGRKAVIIAKMNSLLEPSIIDKLYEASGAGVTIHLIVRGVCALRPGLPGVSENIRVRSVIGRFLEHHRVFYFLNDGAEDVYLSSADWMGRNLFRRIEIAFPILNPKVKRRVIRESLRPFLVDNTQAWEMLSDGRYRRKLARGGKIRSAQAQLLADLAAGTRN; from the coding sequence ATGACTTACAAACCCGCCGACAATCAACTCTTGCTCAATCGTGAATTGGGTTTACTTGAATTTAACCGCCGTGTTTTGGCACAAGCCGAGGACGTGCGCAATCCACTTTTGGAGCGCTTGAAGTTTTTGTGCATTGTGTCGAGCAATCTGGATGAGTTTTTTGAAGTCAGAATGGCGTGGTTAAAAGAAAATATTCGGCACAATCCTTCTCGGCTGTTGCCAGAAGGGATTACGCCACATCAAGCTTTTGAATTGGTCACCAAAGAAGCGCACGATTTGGTTGAACGACAATATCGAATTTTGCGCGAAAATGTTTTTCCAGCAATGGAAACGGAAGGGATTTATTTCTTTCGGCGTAGTTTATGGACTGAAGCGCAGCGGGAATGGGTTAAAAATTATTTCTTCCGTGAATTAAAACCCATTTTGACGCCGATTGGTTTGGATCCTTCGCATCCATTCCCACGTTTATCTAACAAAATGCTCAATTTTATTGTTGAGTTAGAAGGCCCTGACGCCTTTGGCCGCAATTCGGGCATCGCGATTGTTCAGGCGCCACGTATTTTTCCACGCTTTGTCAAAATGCCAGACGAAATCTCTGGCACTCAGCATGGTTTCGTCTTTTTATCATCGATTTTGCACGCACATATTGATGAGCTATTTTCTGGCATGCATGTCCTTGGTTGCTATCAATTCCGTGTAACGCGCGATTCGGATGTATCGGTGGATGATGAAGACATCAAAGATCTGCGCGCAGCGATTGAAGGTGAGCTATCGCAACGCCCTTATGGTGATGCAGTTCGCTTAGAGTTGGCTGATAATTGCCCACGGCATTTACAAGACTTTTTGTCGTCGCAATTTGGCTTGCTGCCAGAAGACATTTACCGAGTGAATGGGCCGGTGAATTTGGTGCGTTTAATGCAAGTACCAGACCAAGTTGATCGTCCGGATTTGAAATATATCCCGTTTATGCCGGGCATTCCGCCTGAGCTACGCAAACAGGCTGATTTTTTCTCTGCGATTCGGCACAGCGATATTTTGTTGCACCATCCCTACCAAAGTTTTACGCCCGTTGTGGATTTGCTACAGCAAGCAGCACGTGATCCGCAGGTCGTTGCCATTAAAATGACGATTTACCGAACTGGCGCTGAGTCGGTCTTGATGGACGCGCTCAAAGAGGCGGCAATTCGCGGTAAAGAAGTCACCGTGGTGGTTGAATTGATGGCGCGTTTTGATGAAGAAGCCAATATCAATTGGGCTGCGAAGCTAGAAAGCGTCGGCGCCCATGTAGTGTATGGTGTGTATGGTTATAAAACGCACGCCAAAATGCTGCTGATTGTTCGTCGTGAGGAAGGTCGCCTGCATCGCTACGCTCACGTCGGGACAGGCAACTATCATCCACGTACTGCCAAGCTCTATACCGACTTTGGCTTGTTAACCGCCAATGCCGATATTACCAGCGATGTGAATGATGTGTTTATGCAGCTGACCGGTTTAGGTTTGGCGGGGGATCATCACGCACTGTGGCAGGCGCCATTTACGCTGCATAGCCAATTTATCGCCGCCATTGAGCGCGAGATTGTGCACGCCAAGGCTGGGCGTAAAGCGGTGATTATCGCCAAAATGAATTCGCTGCTTGAGCCCTCGATTATTGATAAATTGTATGAGGCTTCTGGCGCAGGCGTCACGATTCACCTCATTGTGCGTGGTGTATGTGCCTTGCGTCCTGGCTTGCCTGGGGTTTCTGAAAATATTCGAGTTCGTTCTGTGATTGGTCGCTTCTTAGAGCATCATCGTGTGTTTTATTTCCTCAATGATGGTGCAGAAGACGTGTATTTATCCAGTGCCGATTGGATGGGGCGTAATTTATTCCGTCGTATCGAAATCGCATTTCCGATTTTGAACCCCAAAGTGAAGCGTCGTGTAATTCGTGAAAGTTTGCGGCCTTTCTTGGTGGACAATACGCAAGCTTGGGAAATGTTGTCCGATGGTCGCTATCGCCGTAAATTGGCGCGTGGTGGCAAAATCCGTTCGGCACAAGCGCAGTTACTCGCTGATTTAGCGGCGGGAACGCGGAATTAA
- a CDS encoding SixA phosphatase family protein has product MDLILWRHADAAEGPEDQARPLTPKGIKQAKRMAAWLRVQLKDVAQYRLICSEAIRSQATARYLRADAEVDRRINLGGFNAAYLELAHWPRDIGKVVVMVGHQPHIGQVASLLLTGKELDWHTRKGGIWWIQRRVIDGRVKYVLKAALGPELV; this is encoded by the coding sequence ATGGATTTAATTCTATGGCGACATGCAGACGCAGCAGAAGGCCCAGAAGATCAGGCGCGGCCACTCACGCCAAAAGGAATTAAGCAGGCGAAACGAATGGCCGCTTGGTTGCGAGTGCAGCTTAAAGACGTTGCCCAATACCGATTAATTTGTAGTGAAGCGATTCGTAGTCAAGCCACGGCACGTTATCTACGTGCGGATGCGGAAGTGGATCGGCGGATTAATCTAGGCGGCTTTAACGCCGCCTATTTAGAGCTGGCACATTGGCCTCGAGATATCGGCAAAGTGGTGGTGATGGTCGGCCATCAGCCGCATATTGGCCAAGTGGCCTCGCTGCTATTAACGGGTAAAGAGCTCGATTGGCATACACGTAAAGGTGGCATTTGGTGGATTCAACGCCGCGTGATTGATGGTCGAGTTAAGTATGTACTCAAGGCGGCATTGGGGCCGGAGTTAGTTTGA
- a CDS encoding heme biosynthesis HemY N-terminal domain-containing protein yields the protein MRFLIWFIGLFSLAVGLTLFAQVNSGYALIFLPPWRLEISLNIFILLLIGSVIVLYLGLRMLAELGGLPERVRRYRLRQQEIASVQLERDARTAFYEGRFQRSERLASEAFAASPNDAAYAVNGLLAARAAHSIRDYAKRDAYFEQLQTRLGGQHLATLMSMAELYLDERRYNEASQAIAAAREINPKLTAAMKIELRLRQRERNPDAVLKLVEQLTRSDALDAEQANHIRIAAYQQQLRQHPMSVRELKDWSRKVPEAERLNPQLAASIAAQYQEQGEPTLARDTLAAAIDAEWNSELLEQYGLLGLRAEALTAQLQQAEQWLKQHPNDHRLLLTLGRLCYQRELWGKAQTYLEASIAVKPTAIAHAELARLLDQLEHTEEANLHYRASLSIALS from the coding sequence GTGAGATTCTTAATCTGGTTTATTGGCTTATTTTCACTGGCCGTTGGCTTAACCCTCTTTGCCCAAGTCAATAGCGGCTACGCCTTGATTTTCTTACCGCCTTGGCGGCTTGAGATTTCTCTCAATATTTTCATTCTGCTATTGATTGGCAGCGTAATCGTGCTGTATTTGGGTCTGCGGATGTTGGCCGAACTGGGTGGCTTACCCGAGCGCGTGCGCCGCTATCGCTTACGCCAACAAGAAATTGCTTCGGTGCAACTCGAACGCGATGCACGCACAGCATTTTATGAAGGTCGTTTTCAACGCTCAGAACGACTCGCTAGCGAAGCTTTTGCAGCCAGCCCCAATGATGCCGCCTATGCCGTAAATGGTTTATTGGCTGCTCGTGCTGCGCATTCAATTCGTGATTACGCCAAACGTGATGCTTATTTTGAGCAATTGCAAACTCGCCTTGGTGGGCAACATTTAGCAACATTAATGTCGATGGCTGAACTTTACTTGGATGAGCGCCGCTACAACGAAGCCAGTCAAGCCATCGCTGCGGCGCGAGAAATCAACCCTAAACTCACTGCCGCAATGAAAATCGAATTGCGCTTACGCCAGCGTGAACGTAATCCAGATGCGGTACTAAAACTGGTTGAACAATTAACGCGCAGCGACGCACTCGATGCCGAGCAAGCCAATCACATTCGAATTGCTGCGTATCAGCAACAATTACGCCAACATCCAATGAGCGTGCGCGAGCTAAAAGATTGGAGTCGCAAAGTCCCCGAGGCCGAAAGACTTAACCCACAATTAGCCGCCAGCATCGCAGCGCAATATCAAGAGCAAGGCGAACCGACACTCGCTCGCGACACTTTGGCCGCCGCCATTGATGCCGAATGGAATAGTGAATTACTCGAGCAATATGGCTTGCTTGGGCTGCGCGCAGAAGCTTTAACCGCACAGCTACAACAGGCGGAACAATGGCTCAAACAACACCCGAATGATCATCGCTTATTACTGACTTTGGGACGTTTATGCTATCAGCGCGAGCTATGGGGCAAGGCACAGACTTATTTGGAAGCGAGCATTGCCGTTAAACCGACCGCCATTGCACATGCTGAATTAGCGCGACTGCTCGATCAACTCGAGCATACCGAAGAAGCCAATTTACATTACCGTGCCAGCTTAAGCATTGCGCTCAGCTAA
- a CDS encoding uroporphyrinogen-III C-methyltransferase, translating into MNQDNPNTFSAALNTTPRRAMPQPALILAIVAILASAGAWLYQQNAMESLKLELSRELANNNKLQQELRQSSLQSSQAQQKIISRLDIQENKQAESSARQEALNNMYDNLSRGETLHSLAEVEQMLSFASQQLQIAGDINSALTALNNIDVQLAQLNRPELISVRQALTKDINTLKGTPYLDVIGITAKLNSIIDSVDQLPLIVDAGHNIAPAHQANTQHNAAQRLGAEIWHELKQLIQIRRIDQPDLILLSPEQGFFLRENIKLRLLNARAALLLRNETAFRSDLKATERYLQQFFDARAPATDNAIKVLRQLQTHPLAITMPDLSASLAAVRNARTTAERANP; encoded by the coding sequence ATGAATCAAGACAATCCAAATACTTTTTCTGCGGCACTGAATACCACGCCACGCCGTGCGATGCCGCAACCCGCGCTGATATTAGCGATTGTGGCCATTTTAGCCAGCGCAGGCGCTTGGCTATACCAGCAAAACGCAATGGAATCACTCAAGCTAGAACTGAGTCGTGAACTGGCAAATAATAATAAATTGCAGCAAGAGCTACGCCAATCGAGCTTACAGTCCAGCCAAGCACAGCAAAAAATTATCTCGCGCCTTGATATTCAAGAAAACAAGCAAGCTGAATCCAGTGCGCGACAAGAAGCGCTCAATAATATGTACGATAACCTCAGCCGAGGTGAAACCTTGCATAGTCTGGCTGAAGTCGAGCAAATGCTGTCTTTTGCCAGCCAACAATTACAAATTGCTGGCGATATCAATAGCGCATTAACCGCGTTAAATAATATTGATGTGCAATTGGCTCAGCTAAATCGCCCTGAGCTCATTAGCGTTCGCCAAGCACTAACCAAAGACATCAATACCTTAAAAGGTACGCCCTATCTGGATGTGATTGGGATTACCGCCAAGCTCAATAGCATTATTGATAGTGTTGATCAATTGCCGCTGATTGTGGATGCCGGACACAATATCGCACCGGCGCATCAAGCCAACACGCAGCACAATGCCGCGCAGCGCCTTGGCGCTGAAATTTGGCATGAACTGAAGCAACTGATTCAAATTCGCCGCATCGATCAACCCGATCTAATCTTGTTATCCCCTGAGCAAGGTTTCTTTTTGCGCGAAAATATTAAATTGCGCCTACTCAATGCGCGCGCCGCATTATTACTACGTAACGAAACGGCATTTCGCAGCGACCTCAAAGCCACTGAGCGTTATTTACAGCAATTTTTTGATGCCCGCGCTCCGGCCACTGATAATGCAATTAAGGTTTTGCGCCAACTACAAACGCACCCCCTCGCGATCACTATGCCAGATTTAAGTGCTAGCCTTGCTGCCGTACGCAATGCACGCACGACTGCCGAGAGGGCCAATCCGTGA
- a CDS encoding uroporphyrinogen-III synthase yields the protein MTLALAGLRLWITRPEAQAGYLAASLSKHGAQSHTLPLLTISPPNPAQELQNALAQLEQFDLAIFISPSALDQVMLAHSKPWPSHLPVAVIGPGSAERAAQLGMQHIICPAQQFDGEGLLATLGEQTGKKIVLFRGNGGRDILPAGLIAAGASVQLVTAYQRTVAALDRPEIEQQLALGCDGIIISSSEAAQHLLNWAGEQAQLKLQCRLYFVPHPRIAAALKAHGAQHIVLTEAGDDGITRSICRYFSPVSSQKV from the coding sequence ATGACTTTAGCGCTTGCCGGCTTGCGATTATGGATCACTCGGCCTGAAGCACAGGCCGGGTATTTAGCTGCGTCACTCTCTAAGCATGGCGCACAGAGCCATACCCTTCCACTACTGACAATTTCGCCCCCCAATCCAGCGCAAGAACTACAGAATGCACTGGCCCAGCTCGAGCAATTTGATCTGGCGATTTTTATTAGTCCTTCGGCATTAGATCAAGTGATGTTGGCACACTCAAAGCCTTGGCCCAGTCATTTACCCGTTGCCGTCATTGGTCCGGGCAGTGCCGAACGAGCCGCCCAATTAGGCATGCAGCACATCATTTGTCCCGCGCAGCAATTTGATGGTGAAGGTTTGTTGGCGACGTTGGGTGAGCAAACCGGCAAAAAAATTGTGCTGTTTCGTGGCAATGGTGGCCGCGATATTTTGCCAGCGGGCTTAATCGCAGCGGGTGCCAGCGTACAATTGGTGACGGCCTACCAGCGCACTGTGGCCGCTTTAGATCGACCAGAGATTGAGCAACAATTGGCTTTGGGCTGTGATGGCATTATTATTTCTAGCTCGGAAGCCGCACAACACTTATTGAACTGGGCTGGAGAGCAAGCGCAGCTCAAGTTACAATGTAGGCTCTATTTTGTTCCGCACCCACGAATTGCAGCAGCACTCAAAGCGCATGGCGCTCAGCATATAGTGCTAACCGAGGCGGGCGATGATGGTATTACCCGTTCGATTTGCCGGTATTTTTCACCGGTTTCATCTCAAAAAGTGTAG
- the hemC gene encoding hydroxymethylbilane synthase yields MSPTLPTKVVIATRESPLALWQAHFVKSWLEKTYPHLSVQLLGITTQGDKILDVTLNKIGGKGLFVKELEQAMSEGRADLAVHSMKDVPMVLPEGFSLAAIGEREDPRDAFVSNRFKHPDELPAGAIVGTASLRRESQIRSLYPHLVVKPLRGNVGTRLKKLDDGEFDAIILAAAGLKRLGLTERIACELSPEISLPAPGQGAVGIEICSDRADLMALLAPFNHAETAACVTAERALSRRLNGSCQIPLAAYATNEEGFLRLRGLVAMPDGSHRVVAESNGSFAAADGLGRIVADLLCTEGAREILKQLAV; encoded by the coding sequence ATGAGCCCAACTCTGCCTACCAAAGTGGTCATCGCCACTCGCGAAAGCCCGCTGGCACTCTGGCAAGCTCATTTTGTGAAGTCTTGGCTCGAAAAAACCTATCCGCATTTATCGGTGCAATTACTGGGGATTACCACGCAAGGCGATAAAATTTTAGACGTCACGTTAAATAAAATCGGCGGCAAAGGCTTGTTCGTCAAAGAGCTCGAACAAGCCATGAGTGAGGGTCGCGCCGACTTGGCCGTACACTCAATGAAAGACGTACCTATGGTATTGCCAGAAGGCTTTAGCCTGGCGGCAATCGGTGAGCGCGAAGATCCGCGTGATGCCTTTGTTTCCAATCGATTCAAACATCCGGACGAGCTGCCTGCTGGTGCAATTGTGGGCACCGCCAGCTTGCGCCGCGAAAGCCAAATTCGCTCACTGTATCCGCATTTAGTGGTTAAGCCGCTGCGTGGCAATGTCGGCACCCGTCTCAAAAAACTCGACGACGGTGAGTTTGACGCCATTATCTTAGCGGCCGCCGGTTTAAAACGACTCGGTCTTACCGAACGTATCGCTTGCGAGCTGTCACCTGAAATTAGCCTACCGGCACCGGGGCAAGGCGCTGTAGGGATTGAAATTTGCAGCGATCGCGCGGATTTAATGGCCTTACTGGCGCCATTCAATCACGCCGAAACTGCCGCTTGCGTCACAGCGGAACGGGCCTTATCACGGCGCTTAAATGGCTCATGCCAAATTCCGCTGGCGGCTTATGCCACCAATGAAGAAGGCTTTTTACGCTTACGCGGTTTAGTGGCGATGCCCGATGGTAGCCATCGTGTGGTTGCCGAATCCAATGGCTCATTCGCGGCTGCGGATGGCTTAGGGCGTATCGTTGCCGACTTACTCTGCACCGAGGGCGCTCGCGAGATTCTTAAACAACTAGCGGTATGA
- a CDS encoding type IV pilus assembly protein FimV: MNEIFNLWFKLSMPHFKFRRATLCATIGTLGLSFGSAHGMTMGELQLQSYIGQPFRGLVPYRLNAGEAINEQCIELRASNNELPGLGPATIQLRPNGELSGVLLIESRSAVGEPTIAFAVKFACANQQMTRDFTAFLNIAPLRAERDTPSRPLAREVRPRRAEASNEQDVSPRTDHQLTLKKPMSLRELTKRYYPENTPQYPRYLQKLSANNPDLDPNAELSAGTVVSIPDKLRSVRKKSPTTPTVEAGQLRLDSEPSQRTKPTSTGTPSPAQYTQVLEEKVKTLEELQFKLQLEVEQLNARLSQLNTSAGLAVASQPMASAPDALIIASTVKTAAVSETAAITASQPNKRRIMPTPEVAEPESNTPAWLIGLGLIGIATTVGGWLFWRRRQAQQINELAPHSEQTLMGQFKTYATRHKTTEHTPTMMSFLHHPGAGIEVSDFDSVDLARIQIMLGQGEVAEAIDLLYRSIDEDPEDIERWLMLFRVFRQQGMKTEYANLAKNLSLIVKDEADWELVRNIGSKLDPENELYQRHNSPSTMGNTISSAVGGTMGSALITPDNNSVELDIHPEPTPATMMSAFLDIETPRAPPAAMDFEVSDSASMSKPEIMLDIQLPDVHNEIPGMLFQATEEIEMFPAFEPEITASTPESTVPHLDFLDFNTESSPQPERKRHLE, translated from the coding sequence ATGAATGAAATATTCAATTTATGGTTTAAATTATCAATGCCGCATTTTAAATTTCGCCGCGCCACACTTTGCGCGACCATTGGTACACTGGGTCTAAGTTTTGGTTCAGCTCATGGCATGACCATGGGCGAGTTGCAATTACAGTCCTACATAGGACAACCCTTTCGCGGACTTGTACCCTATCGCTTAAATGCTGGCGAAGCGATCAATGAACAATGTATTGAATTACGCGCCTCCAACAATGAATTACCCGGCTTAGGCCCTGCCACCATCCAACTCCGTCCTAACGGAGAACTCAGCGGTGTACTGTTAATCGAATCACGTTCTGCGGTTGGTGAACCAACGATTGCTTTTGCGGTTAAATTCGCCTGCGCCAATCAACAAATGACGCGCGATTTCACGGCCTTTTTAAATATCGCACCACTCAGAGCCGAACGTGATACGCCGAGTCGCCCACTAGCGCGTGAAGTGCGCCCGCGCCGAGCCGAAGCAAGCAATGAGCAAGACGTCTCGCCGAGAACAGATCATCAGCTCACGCTAAAAAAACCAATGAGTTTGCGCGAACTCACGAAACGCTATTACCCCGAAAATACCCCGCAATACCCACGCTATTTGCAAAAACTCAGCGCCAATAACCCTGACCTTGACCCCAACGCCGAACTGAGCGCGGGGACTGTGGTGAGCATTCCCGACAAGCTACGCTCAGTGCGAAAAAAATCGCCAACCACGCCCACAGTCGAAGCGGGTCAATTGCGACTCGATAGCGAGCCGAGTCAACGCACTAAACCAACGAGCACGGGCACGCCATCACCAGCGCAATACACTCAAGTTTTAGAAGAAAAAGTCAAAACACTGGAAGAGCTGCAGTTCAAATTACAACTGGAAGTCGAACAACTCAATGCACGCCTAAGCCAGCTCAATACGAGCGCTGGCTTAGCAGTAGCCAGCCAGCCGATGGCTAGCGCGCCCGATGCACTCATCATCGCCAGCACCGTCAAAACCGCAGCAGTCAGTGAGACTGCCGCCATCACCGCCAGTCAACCGAATAAAAGACGCATTATGCCAACGCCAGAAGTCGCTGAGCCAGAAAGCAATACGCCAGCTTGGTTGATTGGTTTAGGTTTAATTGGCATTGCCACCACGGTCGGCGGCTGGCTATTTTGGCGCCGTCGCCAAGCGCAGCAAATAAATGAGCTCGCTCCCCATAGCGAACAAACCTTGATGGGGCAGTTTAAAACCTATGCCACACGGCATAAAACCACTGAGCACACGCCAACCATGATGTCTTTTTTACATCACCCTGGCGCGGGGATTGAAGTGAGCGATTTTGATTCTGTCGATCTGGCACGAATCCAAATTATGCTCGGGCAAGGCGAGGTCGCCGAGGCGATTGATTTACTGTATCGCAGCATTGATGAAGACCCTGAAGACATCGAGCGCTGGTTAATGCTATTCCGTGTTTTCCGTCAGCAAGGCATGAAAACCGAATATGCCAATTTGGCAAAAAACCTCAGCTTGATCGTAAAAGACGAAGCCGATTGGGAGCTGGTGCGTAATATCGGCTCAAAACTTGATCCAGAGAATGAACTCTATCAGCGCCACAATAGCCCCAGCACCATGGGCAACACCATCAGTAGCGCCGTCGGTGGCACCATGGGCAGCGCCTTAATCACGCCGGATAACAACAGCGTTGAGCTGGATATCCACCCAGAGCCAACACCGGCAACGATGATGTCTGCGTTCTTGGATATCGAAACACCGCGCGCACCACCTGCGGCAATGGACTTTGAAGTCAGCGACAGCGCATCAATGAGCAAGCCAGAAATCATGTTGGATATTCAGCTGCCTGACGTGCACAATGAAATACCAGGAATGCTATTTCAAGCAACAGAGGAAATCGAAATGTTTCCGGCTTTTGAGCCAGAAATAACGGCGAGCACCCCAGAATCTACGGTGCCACATTTGGACTTTCTTGACTTCAATACAGAGAGTAGCCCACAGCCTGAGCGCAAACGTCATCTCGAATAA